A single Buteo buteo chromosome 17, bButBut1.hap1.1, whole genome shotgun sequence DNA region contains:
- the SCARA3 gene encoding scavenger receptor class A member 3 isoform X1 codes for MREDEPAGGEEEEMPTFSYRPSGRARTSCSRCQKNLSLQTAVKVLYIFSILLIVAVTVLAALVFKKVNSISNDISSAQTYYEKKIVSIQEDLQGLDEKTSGNCSLCHETGQLSQEITKLQGELEEIQKMLLVQEILLDRTSQTHNQLSSTSNKITSEVDDCSFSIRQVNESLGQLLAQVGGWQVVTSQLDNSLKGLAQERYDVRAAMQQMNFTLGQTSDWIQVIQRKTDEETLTLQKIVTEWQNYTRLFGGLRATSSKTSELVKSIQGSIGAAARQVGQNSESMHDLVLQVMGLQLQLDNISSFLDDHEENMNDLRYHNRYTQNRTAERFETLEGRMTSHEIEISTIFANINATDSHVHSMLRYLDDVRLSCTLGFHTHAEELYYLNKSLSLVQGTTDLLRERYSLLSARLDFDIRNLSMVMEEMKVVDVRHGEMLKNITILRGVPGLPGPRGLKGDVGVKGPPGSEGEKGDVGSLGSPGPQGPPGPPGPPGPQGERGPLGLKGFPGLKGTKGSFGQSGSRGQGGPKGDPGPPGPAGVPGPVGPPGPQGKPGLPGTPGAVGQAGPTGPKGDPGLRGPPGLPGPPGPPGQ; via the exons ATGAGAG AAGACGAGCCAgcgggaggagaggaagaggagatgccGACCTTCAGCTACCGGCCGAGCG GCAGGGCACGGACCAGCTGCAGCCGGTGCCAGAAGAACCTCTCCCTCCAGACGGCTGTCAAAGTCCTCTACATCTTCTCCATCCTCCTCATCGTGGCCGTGACCGTGCTGGCTGCCTTGG TGTTCAAGAAAGTCAACTCCATCTCCAATGACATCAGCTCAGCCCAGACTTACTACGAGAAGAAGATCGTATCCATCCAGGAGGACCTCCAGGGGCTGG ATGAGAAGACCTCGGGGAACTGCTCCCTCTGCCACGAGACAGGACAGCTGAGCCAGGAGATCACCAagctgcagggagagctggaggaGATCCAGAAGATGCTGTTGGTTCAAGAAATCCTGCTCGACCGGACCTCCCAGACCCACAACCAGCTGTCATCCACCAGCAACAAGATCACCAGCGAGGTGGACGACTGCTCCTTCTCCATCCGGCAGGTCAACGAAAGCTTGGGGCAGCTCCTGGCCCAGGTTGGGGGCTGGCAGGTGGTCACCTCCCAGCTGGACAACTCTCTCAAGGGCTTGGCCCAGGAGCGCTACGATGTCCGAGCAGCCATGCAGCAGATGAACTTCACCCTGGGACAAACCTCCGACTGGATCCAGGTCATCCAGAGGAAGACGGACGAGGAGACGCTGACGCTGCAGAAGATCGTCACCGAGTGGCAGAACTACACCCGCCTCTTCGGCGGGCTGCGGGCCACCTCCTCCAAGACCAGCGAGCTGGTGAAGAGCATCCAAGGCAGCATCGGCGCAGCAGCTCGGCAGGTCGGCCAGAATTCGGAGAGCATGCATGACCTGGTGCTGCAGGTGatggggctgcagctgcagctggacaACATCTCCTCCTTCCTGGACGACCACGAGGAGAACATGAATGACTTGCGCTACCACAACAGGTACACGCAGAACCGCACCGCCGAGCGCTTCGAGACCCTGGAAGGTCGCATGACGTCCCACGAGATTGAGATCAGCACCATCTTCGCCAACATCAACGCCACCGACAGCCACGTCCACAGCATGCTGCGCTACCTGGACGATGTGCGGCTCTCCTGTACCTTGGGCTTCCACACCCATGCTGAGGAGCTCTACTACCTGAACAAATCCCTCAGCCTGGTCCAGGGCACCACGGACCTGCTGCGGGAGCGTTACAGCCTGCTCAGCGCCCGGCTGGACTTTGACATCCGCAACTTGTCCATGGTCATGGAGGAGATGAAGGTGGTGGACGTCCGGCATGGGGAGATGCTGAAAAACATCACCATCTTACGAG GTGTGCCGGGACTCCCGGGCCCCCGCGGCCTCAAGGGCGACGTGGGCGTCAAGGGCCCCCCGGGAAGCGAAGGAGAGAAGGGCGACGTGGGCAGCCTGGGTTCGCcgggaccccagggaccccccggccccccgggaccccccggCCCCCAGGGTGAAAGGGGTCCCCTGGGCTTGAAAGGCTTCCCCGGCCTCAAGGGCACCAAGGGCAGCTTTGGGCAATCCGGCTCCCGGGGACAGGGGGGACCCAAGGGAGaccccggcccccccgggccGGCTGGGGTGCCGGGGCCGGTGGGACCACCCGGACCGCAGGGCAAACCGGGActccccgggacccccggggCTGTCGGCCAGGCTGGGCCGACGGGGCCTAAGGGTGACCCCGGTTTGCGAGgacccccggggctgccgggcccccccggccccccaggACAGTAa
- the SCARA3 gene encoding scavenger receptor class A member 3 isoform X2 has translation MRGRARTSCSRCQKNLSLQTAVKVLYIFSILLIVAVTVLAALVFKKVNSISNDISSAQTYYEKKIVSIQEDLQGLDEKTSGNCSLCHETGQLSQEITKLQGELEEIQKMLLVQEILLDRTSQTHNQLSSTSNKITSEVDDCSFSIRQVNESLGQLLAQVGGWQVVTSQLDNSLKGLAQERYDVRAAMQQMNFTLGQTSDWIQVIQRKTDEETLTLQKIVTEWQNYTRLFGGLRATSSKTSELVKSIQGSIGAAARQVGQNSESMHDLVLQVMGLQLQLDNISSFLDDHEENMNDLRYHNRYTQNRTAERFETLEGRMTSHEIEISTIFANINATDSHVHSMLRYLDDVRLSCTLGFHTHAEELYYLNKSLSLVQGTTDLLRERYSLLSARLDFDIRNLSMVMEEMKVVDVRHGEMLKNITILRGVPGLPGPRGLKGDVGVKGPPGSEGEKGDVGSLGSPGPQGPPGPPGPPGPQGERGPLGLKGFPGLKGTKGSFGQSGSRGQGGPKGDPGPPGPAGVPGPVGPPGPQGKPGLPGTPGAVGQAGPTGPKGDPGLRGPPGLPGPPGPPGQ, from the exons ATGAGAG GCAGGGCACGGACCAGCTGCAGCCGGTGCCAGAAGAACCTCTCCCTCCAGACGGCTGTCAAAGTCCTCTACATCTTCTCCATCCTCCTCATCGTGGCCGTGACCGTGCTGGCTGCCTTGG TGTTCAAGAAAGTCAACTCCATCTCCAATGACATCAGCTCAGCCCAGACTTACTACGAGAAGAAGATCGTATCCATCCAGGAGGACCTCCAGGGGCTGG ATGAGAAGACCTCGGGGAACTGCTCCCTCTGCCACGAGACAGGACAGCTGAGCCAGGAGATCACCAagctgcagggagagctggaggaGATCCAGAAGATGCTGTTGGTTCAAGAAATCCTGCTCGACCGGACCTCCCAGACCCACAACCAGCTGTCATCCACCAGCAACAAGATCACCAGCGAGGTGGACGACTGCTCCTTCTCCATCCGGCAGGTCAACGAAAGCTTGGGGCAGCTCCTGGCCCAGGTTGGGGGCTGGCAGGTGGTCACCTCCCAGCTGGACAACTCTCTCAAGGGCTTGGCCCAGGAGCGCTACGATGTCCGAGCAGCCATGCAGCAGATGAACTTCACCCTGGGACAAACCTCCGACTGGATCCAGGTCATCCAGAGGAAGACGGACGAGGAGACGCTGACGCTGCAGAAGATCGTCACCGAGTGGCAGAACTACACCCGCCTCTTCGGCGGGCTGCGGGCCACCTCCTCCAAGACCAGCGAGCTGGTGAAGAGCATCCAAGGCAGCATCGGCGCAGCAGCTCGGCAGGTCGGCCAGAATTCGGAGAGCATGCATGACCTGGTGCTGCAGGTGatggggctgcagctgcagctggacaACATCTCCTCCTTCCTGGACGACCACGAGGAGAACATGAATGACTTGCGCTACCACAACAGGTACACGCAGAACCGCACCGCCGAGCGCTTCGAGACCCTGGAAGGTCGCATGACGTCCCACGAGATTGAGATCAGCACCATCTTCGCCAACATCAACGCCACCGACAGCCACGTCCACAGCATGCTGCGCTACCTGGACGATGTGCGGCTCTCCTGTACCTTGGGCTTCCACACCCATGCTGAGGAGCTCTACTACCTGAACAAATCCCTCAGCCTGGTCCAGGGCACCACGGACCTGCTGCGGGAGCGTTACAGCCTGCTCAGCGCCCGGCTGGACTTTGACATCCGCAACTTGTCCATGGTCATGGAGGAGATGAAGGTGGTGGACGTCCGGCATGGGGAGATGCTGAAAAACATCACCATCTTACGAG GTGTGCCGGGACTCCCGGGCCCCCGCGGCCTCAAGGGCGACGTGGGCGTCAAGGGCCCCCCGGGAAGCGAAGGAGAGAAGGGCGACGTGGGCAGCCTGGGTTCGCcgggaccccagggaccccccggccccccgggaccccccggCCCCCAGGGTGAAAGGGGTCCCCTGGGCTTGAAAGGCTTCCCCGGCCTCAAGGGCACCAAGGGCAGCTTTGGGCAATCCGGCTCCCGGGGACAGGGGGGACCCAAGGGAGaccccggcccccccgggccGGCTGGGGTGCCGGGGCCGGTGGGACCACCCGGACCGCAGGGCAAACCGGGActccccgggacccccggggCTGTCGGCCAGGCTGGGCCGACGGGGCCTAAGGGTGACCCCGGTTTGCGAGgacccccggggctgccgggcccccccggccccccaggACAGTAa